From the Pangasianodon hypophthalmus isolate fPanHyp1 chromosome 17, fPanHyp1.pri, whole genome shotgun sequence genome, one window contains:
- the sec14l7 gene encoding SEC14-like protein 2 — MSGHVGDLSLNQAAALAQFCERIEDVYAQLPNQSDHYLLRWLRARSFNVLKAEAMLRKHLEFRKRLKVDAILEDWKPPEVIEHYVSGGMCGYDREGSPVWYDIIGPLDPKGLLMSATKQDYIKTKIRDCELLRRECLRQSEKLGKTVESITLIYDCEDLGLKHIWKPAVETYGEILTMFEENYPEGLKRVLIIKAPKIFPIAYNLIKPFLCEETRRKIVIIGSNWKEVLQKYVAPDQLPVVYGGTLTDPNGNPYCKTMIKYGGVVPKSYYIKDSVDVQYEKCITISRSSDHQLECEVLVPNCLLRWQFASDGSDIGFGIYMKTKAGVKQKITEMQEVLPTTRYNAHLVPEDGSYTCEEPGIYVLRFDNTYSILQSKKISFTVDVVLPEILPQNMEEQA, encoded by the exons ATGAGTGGCCATGTAGGAGATCTCAGTCTTAACCAGGCTGCAGCTCTGGCACAG TTTTGTGAGAGAATTGAAGATGTATATGCCCAGCTTCCTAATCAAAGCGACCATTACCTGCTTCGGTGGCTCAGAG CCAGAAGCTTCAATGTCCTGAAGGCTGAAGCAATGCTTAGAAAG CATTTGGAATTTCGCAAGCGTTTGAAAGTAGATGCAATCCTAGAAGACTGGAAGCCACCAGAG GTAATCGAGCACTATGTGTCTGGCGGGATGTGCGGGTATGATCGAGAGGGAAGTCCAGTCTGGTATGACATTATTGGCCCCCTTGATCCAAAAGGCCTCCTCATGTCTGCCACCAAGCAAGACTACATCAAGACCAAAATTAGAGACTGTGAGCTTCTACGGAGAGAGTGTTTAAGGCAGTCTGAGAAG CTTGGGAAAACAGTGGAGTCCATCACTCTTATCTACGATTGTGAAGACCTTGGCCTTAAACATATCTGGAAGCCTGCAGTTGAAACATATGGAGAA atTCTGACCATGTTTGAGGAAAACTATCCTGAGGGCCTTAAGAGGGTTCTTATTATTAAAG CTCCTAAAATCTTTCCTATTGCCTACAACTTGATCAAGCCATTCCTGTGTGAAGAAACTCGGCGAAAGATTGTCATCATTGGCT CCAACTGGAAAGAAGTACTGCAGAAATATGTAGCACCAGACCAACTGCCTGTGGTCTATGGAGGCACATTGACAGATCCAAATGGGAACCCTTACTGTAAAACTATG ATTAAGTATGGTGGTGTAGTGCCAAAGTCCTACTACATAAAAGATTCTGTTGATGTGCAGTATGAAAAGTGCATCACCATCAGCCGTAGTTCTGACCACCAGCTGGAGTGTGAAGTCCTTGTCCCTAACTGCTTATTAAG ATGGCAGTTTGCTAGTGATGGTAGTGATATTGGTTTTGGCATCTACATGAAGACTAAAGCAGGAGTGAAACAGAAAATCACAGAAATGCAGGAGGTGTTGCCAACTACACGTTATAATGCACATCTAGTGCCAGAGGATGGATCCTACACTTGTGAAGAACCAGGCATCT ATGTGCTACGATTTGATAACACTTACAGTATTCTTCAGTCAAAGAAGATAAGCTTCACGGTGGATGTTGTACTACCTGAAATACTACCTCAGAACATGGAAGAACAGGCATGA